One stretch of Cryptosporidium parvum Iowa II chromosome 3, whole genome shotgun sequence DNA includes these proteins:
- a CDS encoding casein kinase I has product MVSQISSPLSNTTVCSIWKIERLIGGGSFGDIYLAVNTETNEEVAIKAESTMSRHPQLIYETKVLKLLQGGVGIANVYHCELDREVNHQIMAMELLGPSLEDLFNLCHRRFTMKTILMIADQMLQRVEYIHSKNFIHRDIKPDNFLIGRGRGSRNIYVIDFGLAKRFRDPKTLQHIPYRENKNLTGTARYASINAHLGIEQSRRDDLEAIGYVLMYFCRNGTLPWQGIRANNKEEKYKKIMEKKMGTSVETLCKSYPPEFATYLHYCRVLRFEDRPDYTYLRKLFRDLMQREGYVDDGDFDWTKLDSNSSKKVETSSMQTNNCVKTTGKSLIPQIQPNVSLDKSVFDQKKQSKSNKRYIHSSSSRKANNSGAPANSNIIQRECSPVEQKSNMENKGEKNPNETANSNICNNLTSANSGKRISDIGDQAQDHSMSLSPNPTLTRRKSKAKNKDIHEYRNTKYQDTSSKKHNMKTHNTQKPSKLKRGFCSCTKVV; this is encoded by the coding sequence atggTATCACAAATTTCATCTCCTTTATCAAATACCACTGTATGCTCAATATGGAAGATAGAGCGATTAATTGGAGGGGGAAGCTTTGGAGATATATACTTGGCAGTAAATACGGAAACCAATGAGGAGGTGGCAATTAAGGCAGAATCAACAATGTCCAGGCATCCACAGCTAATATATGAAACAAAAGTTTTAAAGCTTCTACAAGGAGGGGTAGGAATAGCCAATGTCTATCACTGTGAATTAGATAGAGAAGTAAATCATCAGATAATGGCAATGGAACTTTTGGGGCCATCTTTGGAGGATTTGTTTAATCTATGTCATAGAAGGTTCACAATGAAAACTATTTTAATGATTGCGGACCAGATGTTGCAAAGGGTTGAATATATTCACTCgaaaaattttattcataGAGATATTAAACCTGATAACTTTTTAATTGGGCGTGGGAGAGGATctagaaatatttatgttATTGATTTTGGCCTTGCTAAACGCTTTCGAGACCCAAAAACCTTACAGCATATTCCTTACAGAGAAAATAAGAACTTGACAGGAACTGCCAGATATGCTTCAATTAACGCCCATTTAGGGATAGAACAAAGCAGAAGGGATGATTTAGAGGCAATAGGTTATGTATTAATGTATTTTTGTAGAAATGGAACTCTTCCATGGCAGGGGATCCGTGCTAATAATAAGGAAGAGAAGTATAAGAAGATTatggagaaaaaaatggGTACTTCCGTTGAGACTTTGTGTAAGAGTTATCCTCCGGAATTTGCAACATATTTACACTATTGTAGAGTGCTCCGTTTTGAGGACAGACCAGATTACACTTACTTAAGAAAACTTTTTCGTGATTTAATGCAAAGAGAAGGTTACGTTGATGATGGAGATTTTGATTGGACTAAACTTGACTCTAATAGCAGTAAAAAAGTTGAGACATCTAGTATGCAAACTAACAATTGTGTCAAAACTACTGGCAAATCTCTAATTCCTCAAATTCAGCCTAATGTTTCTCTGGATAAAAGCGTATTTGACCAGAAAAAACAATCCAAAAGTAATAAGAGATACATACACTCATCATCCTCTAGAAAGGCTAATAATTCAGGAGCTCCCGCTAATTCAAACATTATTCAACGTGAATGTTCTCCTGTTGAACAGAAATCTAATATGGAGAATAAAGGAGAGAAAAATCCAAATGAAACAgctaatagtaatatttgtaataatttaacATCTGCAAACAGTGGTAAGAGAATTTCTGATATTGGAGATCAGGCTCAGGATCATAGTATGAGTTTAAGCCCTAACCCAACTTTAACTAGAAGAAAGTCAAAAGCTAAGAATAAAGATATCCATGAATATAGAAATACGAAATATCAAGACACATCCTCTAAAAAACACAATATGAAAACTCATAATACACAAAAGCCTTCCAAGCTAAAAAGAGGCTTTTGTTCTTGTACTAAGGTTGTATga
- a CDS encoding hypothetical protein (with C-terminal region conserved in plasmodium), producing the protein MSLFATVSFALSFGKFRNIDLLQSGFYRLRSRLYFLNDGVAYSAIPRNIIYSKQQKLDLKWEGILEDGSVLSRPFQINYVDDVADLNETIIFTSDVKLHVPSTKPFSSFFSDSSQTDSNEIFRSTFANSQVSIAPFFLEVDLFYSENLEQILPLDSGSMSEESNSEDSEHYQPSDEKFSSLCYNVYRINNVANGIVEYLPIIFDEFHFCNTSCLILSQITRIFASFDSHYSENKTQYIPRFSSTKPLPVIPSFLLSTSKNEENSELSDKDLLKNCNRTFKYDENKNSHSTNVRSKVQVGSFTIRGMLIQKMAQTFVESSKKLKEEDNDKTSDDLKLNENLEVSTKETNELPDLANNKELNDIQETLEICDDVKGNEEKDQNTNQKAIIGIDEVFPSIVTRDPMFIESSKFRLELISSLTNLHLQLAANMHYITKKCCSSQRAKLMGSFLVIPSLELPGGSKLNVEPLINLSESNYEENGASIPFCVVREKIDQIDEHKISRISSEIQLKEANEFKHSLTIASDGSSIGILPEQRLSDSALCLVKLPTTIWALTPLNWQLNYIRGITPPIFRRSPTSHIVTSDPLISHEPILPFQNVIEAPFGIAQYSCKINLELEKISFQIFETWNRLVSILPFVLHKLEQTCKMEHIRKTMFLWNETIFFENLSINELYSPSLKPEPSSKFPEFLGNRSFPITPPVVLSVNSSPPYNNLPNNGELNKKNSGFFSIFPILTGGVGLSSQNSTAFVLKPIDYYSKVADLLRNDIVFKSIPTPNAIEEVCLPPLHEIASNSDNQSNTKNDVLDDNMLNNISTEHLKSSKYNEWLPILFIQRYTKPSTLINCYKHPISPISTNSEINNLIVDHSKAIINNGVGTITHCGQLCRLGINNDPAINARNIVNRKIEQESNKTFGSRCFDYDQNVEKETNHDNETPKIPMIKTETPFLESSKELTKDLHIMIFVHGLQGSAFDMRNVRNIISLYYPDVLCLLSTCNEDYTDGPIEEMGKRLSDEVIAAVSPFSKSLKKLSFVGHSLGGIIIRAALPHLHMFSSQFYLYWSLSTPHLGCISNNSKLINAGVWIMKKWSSSQCISQLALSDAPNYEETFIYKLATEQSELFSKFKHIVFCSSHQDMYAPYDSARAEYSPDGPSVYKVMVESLLKNIDPSRIVKVDVDFHLPQKNLDTFIGRAAHIQVIENQFFVKILVSRFPEWFIA; encoded by the coding sequence atgtCGTTATTTGCGACAGTGAGTTTTGCTTTAAGCTTTGGGAAGTTtagaaatattgatttacTACAGAGTGGGTTTTATAGACTAAGGAGTAGATTATACTTTTTAAATGACGGCGTGGCATATAGCGCTATTCccagaaatattatttattctaaACAACAAAAGCTAGATCTAAAGTGGGAAGGAATCTTAGAAGACGGGTCTGTTTTATCTAGACCCTTCCAGATCAACTATGTAGATGATGTGGCAGATTTAAATGAGACAATCATATTTACTAGTGATGTGAAGTTGCATGTTCCTAGTACCAAACctttttcatctttttttagTGACTCAAGTCAAACAGATTCAAACGAAATTTTTCGAAGTACATTTGCAAACAGTCAAGTAAGTATTGctcctttttttcttgagGTGGATTTGTTTTATTCAGAAAACTTAGAACAAATTCTTCCCCTTGATTCAGGATCTATGTCTGAGGAGTCAAATAGTGAAGATTCAGAACATTATCAACCTTCAGATGAAAAATTTTCATCTCTTTGTTATAATGTCTATAGGATTAATAATGTTGCAAATGGTATTGTGGAATAtcttccaataatatttgatgaGTTTCACTTTTGTAATACAAGTTGTTTGATTCTAAGCCAGATTACTAGAATCTTTGCTTCTTTTGACTCTCATTattctgaaaataaaactCAATATATTCCAAGATTTTCTTCAACAAAGCCACTCCCAGTAATCCCTTCATTTCTACTGTCTACTAGTAAAAACGAAGAAAATTCAGAATTAAGCGATAAGGATCTGTTAAAAAATTGTAATCGAACTTTTAAatatgatgaaaataaaaactcTCACTCAACAAATGTCAGAAGCAAGGTACAAGTTGGTTCATTTACTATTAGGGGAATGCTTATCCAAAAAATGGCTCAGACTTTTGTAGAATCTtctaaaaaattaaaagaagaagataatgataaaacTTCAGatgatttaaaattaaacgAGAATTTAGAAGTTTCTACAAAGGAAACAAATGAGTTACCTGATTTGgctaataataaagagtTAAATGATATTCAAGAAACCTTAGAAATATGTGATGATGTAAAGGgtaatgaagaaaaagacCAGAATACTAACCAAAAGGCCATCATTGGTATTGACGAAGTATTTCCATCAATAGTAACTAGAGATCCAATGTTTATTGAATCCTCAAAATTTAGACTTGAGCTCATATCATCCTTGACTAATCTTCATCTCCAATTAGCTGCTAATATGCACTATATTACAAAGAAATGCTGTAGCTCGCAAAGAGCCAAATTAATGGGATCATTCTTGGTTATCCCTAGTTTAGAACTACCAGGTGGATCCAAACTAAATGTTGAGCCTCTTATTAACCTTTCAGAATCCAATTATGAAGAAAATGGTGCTTCTATCCCGTTTTGTGTAGTaagagaaaaaattgatCAGATTGATGAACATAAAATCTCTAGAATTAGCTCTGAAATTCAGCTTAAAGAAGCAAATGAATTCAAACACTCTCTTACAATAGCAAGCGATGGAAGTTCTATAGGAATTCTTCCAGAACAAAGACTTTCTGATTCTGCTCTATGTTTAGTTAAATTACCAACAACAATATGGGCTTTAACTCCTCTAAACTGGCAGCTCAATTATATTAGAGGAATTACGCCCCCCATATTCAGAAGAAGTCCAACCTCGCATATTGTTACTTCAGATCCATTAATATCACATGAGCCAATTTTACCATTCCAAAATGTGATTGAGGCACCTTTTGGAATTGCTCAATATAGTTGCAAGATTAACTTAGAATTGGAGAAAATTTCgtttcaaatttttgagACTTGGAATAGATTAGTCTCTATTCTACCTTTTGTGTTACACAAACTCGAACAGACATGTAAAATGGAACACATAAGGAAGACCATGTTCTTATGGAATGAaaccattttttttgagaatctttcaattaatgaattatattcTCCATCATTAAAACCAGAACCATCATCAAAATTTCCAGAATTCTTAGGAAATCGATCATTTCCTATTACACCCCCTGTTGTACTTTCAGTTAATTCGTCTCCTCCATACAATAACTTACCTAATAATGGAGAGcttaacaaaaaaaatagtggttttttttcaatatttccaatattaacAGGTGGAGTAGGGCTAAGCTCACAAAATTCAACTGCTTTTGTACTAAAACCTATTGATTACTACTCAAAAGTAGCTGATTTACTTAGAAATGATATAgtttttaaatcaatacCAACTCCAAATGCAATTGAGGAAGTGTGCCTTCCTCCCTTACATGAAATAGCATCCAATTCAGATAACCAGTCAAACACAAAAAATGATGTACTTGATGATAATAtgttaaataatatttcaactGAGCACTTAAAAAGTTCTAAATACAATGAATGGCTTcctattttatttattcaaagatATACAAAACCTTCAACTTTGATTAATTGCTATAAACACCCAATTTCACCTATATCAAcaaattcagaaattaaCAACTTAATAGTTGACCATTCTAAAgctataattaataatggagTTGGTACAATTACTCATTGTGGACAACTTTGCAGACTTGGGATTAATAATGATCCTGCAATCAATGCTAGAAATATAGTTAATAGGAAAATCGAGCAAGAATCCAATAAAACCTTTGGTAGTCGCTGTTTTGACTATGATCAAAATGtagaaaaagaaactaATCATGACAATGAAACGCCTAAAATACCTATGATTAAGACAGAAACACCATTTTTAGAAAGTAGTAAAGAATTAACAAAAGATCTTCATATAATGATATTTGTACATGGATTACAAGGCTCTGCATTTGATATGAGAAATGttagaaatataatttctCTATATTACCCAGATGTACTGTGTTTACTTAGCACATGCAATGAAGATTATACAGATGGCCCAATAGAAGAAATGGGAAAAAGGTTAAGTGATGAAGTTATTGCAGCTGTATctccattttcaaaatctttaaaaaaattgtctTTTGTAGGCCATTCTCTTGGTGGAATTATAATAAGAGCAGCTCTCCCTCATCTTCATATGTTTAGTTCTCagttttatttatattggTCCTTAAGCACACCTCATTTGGGATGTATTTCAAACAACTCAAAGCTTATTAATGCAGGCGTATggataatgaaaaaatggAGTAGTTCTCAATGTATTAGTCAACTTGCACTTTCTGATGCTCCTAATTATGAAGAAACATTTATATACAAACTTGCAACTGAACAATCAgagttattttcaaaatttaaacaTATTGTATTTTGTTCTTCTCATCAAGATATGTATGCTCCATATGATAGTGCTAGAGCTGAATACTCTCCAGATGGTCCTTCAGTTTACAAGGTGATGGTAGAAAGTTTgctaaaaaatattgatccTTCTCGTATTGTTAAAGTTGATGTTGATTTCCACCTTCCACAGAAAAACCTCGATACTTTTATTGGGAGAGCCGCTCATATTCAAGTTATTGAAAATCAATTCTTTGTTAAGATCCTAGTTTCTAGATTTCCTGAATGGTTTATTGCCTAA
- a CDS encoding hypothetical protein (transcripts identified by EST), which translates to MKVLDGQILKGGVISFSNESKGKSEKLLPLKIVQNKYNKHKKNEPKRKLLTPFKNESISDFCKRVDSDSRQYLMEKDREALRMQKSMKNKKKREKRSLKNLEKSQAKNTNLNEISELESNFSLNNTNRPSFGDVIDSPPLISSKIKDKLEKSKKETKTCSDLSEYVNQVRKAYSEIKMKRINESNKLFQNKKKNSERVLNDFGDGWVGIGKFRRQEE; encoded by the coding sequence ATGAAGGTATTGGATGGACAGATACTTAAAGGTGGAGTGATTTCTTTTAGTAATGAATCTAAAGGGAAATCAGAAAAACTGCTTCCCTTGAAGATTGtccaaaataaatataataagcataaaaaaaatgagcctaaaaggaaattattaacaccctttaaaaatgaaagtATAAGTGACTTTTGTAAAAGAGTAGATTCTGATAGTAGACAATATTTAATGGAGAAGGATAGAGAAGCTCTTAGAATGCAAAAGTCtatgaaaaataaaaaaaagagagaaAAGAGATCATTGAAAAACTTGGAAAAAAGTCAGGCAAAGAACACAAATCTGAACGAAATTAGCGAACTGGAATCTAATTTTAGCTTAAATAATACGAATCGACCTTCTTTTGGAGATGTAATTGATTCTCCTCccttaatttcttcaaaaatcAAGGATAAATTGGAAAAATCTAAGAAAGAAACTAAGACTTGTAGTGACCTTTCTGAATATGTTAATCAAGTAAGAAAGGCATATTCAGAAAtcaaaatgaaaagaattaatgaGAGtaacaaattatttcagaataagaagaaaaattcaGAGAGAGTATTAAATGATTTTGGAGATGGTTGGGTAGGAATAGGTAAATTTAGGAGGCAAGAAGAATAG
- a CDS encoding S-adenosylhomocysteinase produces YKMESRIKDISLAEFGLQDMEIAKTDMMGLVELQRKYRDSKPLKGARITGSLHLTIETSVLVETLYELGAEIRWCSCNIYSTQDHAAAALVKKNIATVFAWKNETIEDYWVCLNDAMTWRNPNDKDKICGPNLIVDDGGDATLILHEGVKAEIEYEKYNKIPEYLETELDENGKQLSMDLKCMYKVLKMELLKNPFRWRGMLKDLYGVSEETTTGVLRLKIMESEGKLLLPAINVNDSVTKSKFDNTYGCRQSLLHGLFNGCIQMLAGKKIVVLGYGEVGKGCAQGLSGVGARVIVTEIDPICALQASMEGYQVSVLEDVVSEADIFITATGNKDVITVEHMRKMKENAYIANIGHFDDEIDVYGLENYPGIKVIEVKQNVHKFTFPDTQKSVILLCKGRLVNLGCATGHPPLVMSMSFTNQVLAQMDLWKSRELVDRSKNTRFFVKKLSKELDEYVARLHLDVLGIKLTKLTETQAKYINVSINGPYKSEDYRY; encoded by the coding sequence TATAAAATGGAAAGTAGAATTAAGGATATTAGTCTTGCCGAGTTTGGCCTGCAAGATATGGAGATAGCCAAGACTGATATGATGGGGCTGGTAGAATtacaaagaaaatatagGGATTCCAAACCTTTAAAAGGAGCAAGAATAACTGGAAGCTTGCATTTAACTATAGAAACGTCAGTTTTAGTTGAGACTTTATATGAATTAGGAGCGGAAATACGTTGGTGTAGCTGCAATATTTACTCAACTCAAGATCACGCAGCAGCAGCTCTtgtaaagaaaaatatagCTACCGTTTTTGCTTGGAAAAATGAAACAATCGAGGATTATTGGGTTTGTTTGAATGATGCAATGACATGGAGAAACCCGAATGATAAAGATAAAATCTGTGGTCCAAACTTAATTGTAGACGATGGTGGCGATGCAACTCTAATACTTCATGAGGGAGTTAAAGCTGAGATAGAATAcgaaaaatataataagaTTCCTGAATATTTGGAAACTGAGTTGGATGAAAATGGAAAGCAATTATCTATGGATTTGAAATGCATGTataaagtattaaaaatgGAATTACTTAAGAATCCTTTTAGGTGGAGAGGAATGCTCAAAGATTTATATGGTGTTAGTGAAGAAACAACAACAGGAGTTTTaagattaaaaattatGGAATCAGAAGGTAAACTATTACTTCCTGCTATAAATGTGAATGATAGTGTAACAAAATCAAAGTTTGATAATACATATGGATGCAGACAATCTTTATTACATGGGCTCTTTAATGGGTGTATTCAGATGCTTGCAGGGAAGAAAATTGTTGTATTGGGATATGGTGAAGTAGGTAAGGGCTGTGCTCAAGGTCTCTCAGGAGTGGGAGCTAGGGTCATCGTGACAGAAATTGACCCAATTTGTGCATTACAAGCTTCAATGGAGGGTTATCAAGTGAGTGTATTAGAAGATGTAGTTTCAGAGGCagatatatttattactgCAACAGGAAATAAAGATGTTATTACAGTAGAACATATGAGAAAGATGAAAGAAAATGCTTATATTGCAAACATTGGACattttgatgatgaaataGACGTTTATGGTCTTGAAAATTATCCAGGTATTAAAGTAATAGAAGTAAAACAAAATGTACATAAATTTACTTTTCCAGATACACAAAAGAGTGTTATTCTATTATGTAAAGGAAGACTAGTGAATTTGGGATGTGCTACAGGACATCCTCCTTTAGTTATGTCGATGTCTTTCACGAACCAAGTGCTTGCACAGATGGATTTATGGAAAAGCAGAGAATTAGTAGACAGGTCTAAAAATACAAgattttttgttaaaaaGCTTTCAAAAGAGTTGGATGAATACGTTGCCAGGCTCCATCTAGATGTTCTTGGTATTAAGCTTACAAAACTCACAGAAACTCAAgctaaatatattaatgttTCAATAAATGGCCCTTATAAATCAGAGGATTATAGGTACTAA